CTGTTAAAAAAGACCGGGAAGTTGACCCATTCCTTTGAGAGGCGATAATCTACACTATCCAGTTTTGAAAGCTGCAGCAAATCATTTACAAGGCGGATCATCCGCTCTGTTTCACCTCTAGTAGTCTCAAGGAAGTTTGGAGCGATTTCCTCATCTCTCCATGCTCCTTCCGCTAACGCTTCAAGGTAGCTGCGCATCGTTGTCAGAGGAGTCCGTAATTCGTGGGAAACATTCGCAACGAATTCACGTCTCTCCATATCTATTTTTTCTTGTTCCGTAATATCATACAGGACTGCAATCAATCCATTCACAAAGCCGCTTTCCTTCTGGATCACAGAAAAGTTAGCCCTAAGGATAAATGGCTTGCTTTTCGTACTGTAATCCAGGACGATTGATTCCTTCTCCTGCAGTAAATCTTCGAAAGTATAATTTTCATCCAGGCCAAGCACGGAAACCAATGGCTGAGACAGCACTGTTTCACGTGGAACACCAAGCATCTGTGTTGCAGGGTCATTGATCAGAATGATGCGTCCTTTCCGATCCGTCGAGATGACACCGTCGGTCATATAGGAAATAACAGAGGAGAGCTTCCTTTTCTCGCCCTCAGTTGTAGCTTGTGCTTCCTGTAGTTTTTTCGTCAGGTTGTTGAAAGTGATCGCAAGTTGGCCAATTTCATCGTAACCATACACTTTAACCTTCCTGGAAAAATTACCGCGCGTCATCGCCAGCGCCTGCTTACGCATATCCGATATCGGCCTCGTGATCGTCTGTGCCAGCATGATTCCCAAAATAGCTGTGAAAATCAGGGCAATGGCTGTTCCGGTAGCCAGGATTTTATTGATATCATTCATCTGATCAAAGATATCATCAATCTGGGCTACAAGATAGACAGCACCTATTGCTTCATTGTTATGCATGATAGGTGTGGACAGTACCCAAACCCTATCATTGCCTTTCAACTGGATGACGTCTTCATCTTCTTTAAAGATGATCGAACGCTTGATTTTTACATCAGGAGTCCTCTGCCCCACCATCCCCTGATTGCTCAGGCTTGATGTTCCGAGTATTTTAAAGCTGCTTCCGTCAATAACACGGATTTCAGCAATATCATTAGCTTTATAATCTTTTAAGATCTGCCTGATCGCTTCCTCTTTCGTGGGATCTTCCTTCCCGCGTTCCTTGACCATTTCTTCCTGGATATCATAAACCAGCAGATCTACACGGGATTTTACAGATTCCTGGTAATTCGTCACTAAGGTCGTCTCAAGTTTGCGTACAAAGTAAACACCGATAATTTGCATCGCAACGAGAATAAGCAGGACATATATAATCACAAATTTAAGGTGTATTGAGCGAAAAAAACCTACCTTTTTCATTCTTGGATTTACTCCTGCTCAGAGTTTCTCAAATAATATCCTACTCCTCGTCTTGTCACGATCCATGTCGGATGGCTTGGATTATCCTCGATTTTTTCGCGCAGACGCCTAACAGTTACGTCTACTGTACGGACATCCCCATAGTAGTCATAGCCCCATACCGTTTGTAGAAGGTGCTCTCTTGTCATGACTTGTCCAATATGCTTGGCAAGATAATGAAGAAGCTCGAATTCACGATGCGTCAATTCAATCGTTTCGCCTCTTTTGGAAACAACATAAGCATCCGGATGGATGATCAAAGAGCCAACGGTAATTTCATTAGACTCTTCCTGCTCATCTTCTTTGATTGCATTCTGCTGATGGCGGCGAAGATTCGCTTTTACCCTGGCAATCAATTCCCTTGTGCTGAATGGCTTCGTGACATAATCATCCGCTCCAAGTTCAAGTCCGAGCACCTTATCAATTTCAGAGTCTTTAGCAGTCAGCATGATAATCGGCATCTCGTATTTTTTGCGGACCTCACGGCATACCTCCATGCCATCACGCATCGGCAGCATGATATCCAGCAAGATCAAATCCGGCTGAACTTCTTCCACCATTTCCACTGCCTGGTTTCCATCATAGGCACAATAAACATCGTAGCCCTCTTTTTTCAGATTGAACTGTAAAATATCTGCAATTGGTTTCTCATCGTCTACTACCAGTATTTTTTTCTCCATACCAATTCTCCTTTTAAGCCAATTTAACAATCATATATGAATACTTCTTATCTTTGTAAAAATGCTATCTTATCTATTTTACTTTAAAACAGAGAAAAACTGAATTTTTCTGTTATATAACTTCTATTCTTCTCTTCCCAATTGTACCAATCCTGCCCATAACAATAAACTGACAGGCTTATAATGATTTTGTAGCCTATCACTAAGGCCAACACAAGCTCTAATAAAAAAAGTCTCTAGTTTGGCTAGAGACTTTTACATAAAGATTAAGGCAATTTAGACATCGGATCGATAATCCTGCCATTTTGATATACTTCAAAGTGAAGGTGGATTCCAGTGGAGTTTCCTGTTCTTCCCATAACGCCGATTTTCGAACCGCTGGAAACTGACTGGCCTACGCTTACTGAGATTGATGCTAGGTGTGCATACATTGTGCGATAACCGTTTTGATGGTCGATGATGATTTTATTGCCATATCCGTCGCCCTTGTTACCTGCATATACGACTTTACCATTATCGGCAGCCTTGATTGTGTAGTTGCTTGGCCTCGCAATATCAATCCCTTTATGCATCTTGCTCCAACGATAGCCCTGGCGGCTGGATACATATCCGCCATTTGTCGGCCATACGAATGTTCCATCACCGCGCGAAGGAACAACCTTAGTACCTTTAACGATGATTTCCTTCACTGGCTCTTCAAGAACCGTTTCATTAATGACTTCCTTCTTGGTTACCCTGCCATTTTGTTCTGACACTGAATAGGTAATACCATTCATGCCAACTTTGCCTTCTTGCTGAGTCTTCGTATCTCCCTTGAACATGGAAGAATCCTCTTTGACTTCTCTTTCGAAAGGCACTTCTTTATGTTCGTATACCTGGCGATTGACCACGACTTCAACAAATGGCTTCAAGACAGTCACATTTAGCTCTTGGCCTGGCTTCAGAACTGTATTGTCATCGAATCCTGCATTTAAAGAAAGCAATTGAGCAAGCGTCAAATTGTGATCATTTGCGATGCTCCCCAATACGTCCCCTTCTTTAACCTGGTACTTCTGTTCTTCTAAAGTACCCTTTTTAAGGAACTGGACCGCTTCCTGTACAGAAAGTACTTTTTCGGGATTAACTTTTTCTTCCGAATTTGAAACTTCCTTAGTTAAATAAACGTCTAATATACGAGTTTCATTTTCTTTCACTTCGGGTACAGGTAGATTAGTAGATACTTTTCTGCTCTCAACCTCGGCTAATTCATCTTCTGTAACGTGCTCGAGCATTAATGTCTTAAGTACTTCTCTTGCCGCTTCAGCATCTTTTACATATGCTACTGGCTGATCAGCAATTACAAGAGCTGTCGCTTCAGCCTGGACAGTCATTTCGTCTTTAAGTACTTCTATTACTTCACTTGTATTTGCATTCGCTGCCGAGCTGAACACTTGCTCAGGAATAAAAGTTACGTCTAACCCGAGTTCGACATCAAGATCCGCATATTCCTTCTTCACGGATGTCAGCTTATCTTCTACCAGCTGTTCTACTTGTGCTTTATCTGCTACAGTTCCTATAAACTTATCATTTACATATACATGATACAAAGTTGTTAATTCAGAATCCGCCGCTAGTGCAGCATTTCCTGCACCAAAAGACAACGCAGCCACAGTCACTGCAGCCATGATTGACTTTTTTATTGCTGGCTTCATCTCTCTAGATGTTTTGCCGGCAAGATTGGACAGCCTATGTTTTAAATTATTCATCCTGATCCTCCTACAACGGTCAAACACTATTAATCTAGTTCTAAATAACTATTATCTGATAATTGTACCTTTATACTTTACCATATAATGTATCGATGGGGAGGCTAGTCTTCATTATGTAACAAAAATGTATAATAGCTGACATTTTATTACGTTTTTTGTCAGATATATGGAATTCACTCTCGGTATATTTTCCTATCTTTCATATTAAAAATGAGCCAAAAACCTAGTAATAACAGGTTATTCTCCTACTTTTGCAGGATTAACATTGAACAATGTTGTTAATAGCAATACAAACATGCTAAAAATAGGAAGTTTATCGTTATGTTACATAAATGTTACAAAAAAAAGGAGCATGTCATATGACACGCTCCCTTTTTTAATGGCTCAGGACGGAATCGAACCGCCGACACAAGGATTTTCAGTCCTTTGCTCTACCGACTGAGCTACTGAGCCAAGATGATATGTTGTTTCCTAAACTTTGTTTGGTTTAGATCCTTTGCTCGAATGACCTTACGGTCTTTCTCGCAAGTTGCCGCAGATGCATATTCAGTGAAGCAAGCAACTGACTGAGCTACTGAGCCAAGATAATACCACTCAATTAAATATGTAATATGGTGACCCCTACGGGATTCGAACCCGTGTTACCGCCGTGAAAGGGCGGTGTCTTAACCGCTTGACCAAGGGGCCATATATTAAAGTTGATCTTTTTCACTTTACGCGAAAAAAAAAACTTGGTGAGCCATGAAGGACTCGAACCTTCGACCCTCTGATTAAAAGTCAGATGCTCTACCGACTGAGCTAATGGCTCGTTTCTTATCATTTTTTGTCGAATTAGTGACAACGTTGTTTATATTACCATAGCATTTTGTCATTTGTATATATTTTTTTAAAACTTTTTTCGCTTTTTTCTTTTATCCGGCAGTTTTCCTCCGAATTCAGTGGCAAGTCTTTTAATACATAATTAAAACAAGCCCCCGATCTACATGATCAGGGGCTTAAATTGAGATTACTTATGATCTCCAAGGGCTGCGGACGACGTTTGTTTGGGTGCGGTCCGGGCCGACAGAGAAGATAGACAATGGAATGCCTGTCAGCTGTGAAATACGCTCGAGATAGTGTCGTGCGTTCTCAGGCAGTTCATCGAGTGATTTTACGCCTGTGATGTCTTCTGTCCATCCTGGCAGTTCTTCGTAAACTGGCTCACATTCAGCAAGTGTCTTGAGACTTGCTGGGAATTCTTCGATTAACTCGCCTTTGTAACGGTATGCGACGCAAATTTTAAGTGTTTCGATTCCAGTCAAAACATCAATCGAGTTTAAAGATAGGTCCGTGATTCCGCTGACACGGCGGGCATGTCGGACGACGACACTGTCGAACCAGCCGACGCGGCGCGGACGTCCAGTTGTCGTACCATATTCGCGGCCTACTTCACGGATTTGGTGGCCGATTTCGTTATCTAGCTCTGTAGGGAATGGTCCATCTCCCACACGAGTGGTATAAGCTTTCGAAACTCCAACAATATGAGTGATTTTGGTCGGTCCTACTCCTGAACCAATTGTGACACCACCCGCTACTGGATTGGATGAAGTGACGAATGGATAGGTTCCCTGGTCGATGTCGAGCATAACACCTTGTGCGCCTTCAAATAGTACCCGGCGGCCATCATCCAAAGCATCGTTAAGAACGACGGATGTGTCGACAACATAATCCTTGATTTGCTGGCCATACTCATAATATTCATCCAGAATGTCTTCAAGCTTGAATCCCTCTGTTTCGTAGATTCGTTCAAGCAGGCGATTCTTTTCTTCCAGGTTGCGAGAAAGCTTTTCTTCAAATACTTCACGATCCAGCAAGTCGGCAATTCGAATTCCGGTACGTGCAGCCTTGTCCATGTATGCAGGGCCGATTCCCTTCTTGGTCGTTCCAATTTTATTGGCGCCCTTGCTCGCTTCTTCCACCTCATCAAGCTTCAAGTGATATGGAAGGATGACATGCGCGCGGTTGCTGATGCGCAGATTGTCTGTTTTAACATTCTTGTCGTGAAGATAAGCAAGCTCCTTCACTAAAGCTTTTGGGTCCACAACCATTCCGTTGCCGATGACGCTGATTTTATCATTATAGAAAATTCCTGATGGAATTAAATGCAATTTATATGTTTCACCATTGAACTTAATTGTATGTCCGGCGTTGTTCCCTCCCTGGTAACGGGCAATCACTTCGGCATTTTCTGATAGGAAGTCTGTAATCTTCCCTTTTCCTTCGTCTCCCCATTGTGTCCCTACTACTACTACGGATGACATATAAAAGCACCTCCAAAGGTATACAGTAATTTTTTTTCGTTTCAAACATATAAAGTTTACCAGCAATCTCAGGTAAAAGTCAACAAAACACGAACATTAATTTTATATAACACTTATTTCGTTCGTAAAAATTCTTACTCTATGTAGTCTAATATAATCTTTTATAAAAAAAGAGAATCAACCTATATGGTCAATTCTCATTATGCCCCTGGTGGAGCGTACGATTCATCATATCTATTCTCTATATTGACGAATTTATTATATTCTTTTACAAAGGCCAGCTTGACGGTGCCTACAGGGCCGTTACGCTGCTTGGCAATGATGATTTCAATGATGTTCTTGTCTTCGGATTCTTTGTCATAGTAGTCATCACGGTAAAGGAAGGCTACGATATCTGCATCCTGTTCGATTGAACCGGATTCACGGATATCGGACATCATCGGACGCTTGTCCTGTCGCTGTTCCACTCCACGGGAAAGCTGGGACAGAGCGATGACAGGGACCTGCAATTCACGCGCCAATTGCTTGAGGGAACGGGAGATCTCTGATACTTCCTGCTGACGGTTTTCGCCGGCACGTCCGCTTCCAAGGATCAGCTGCAAGTAATCGATCATGATCATGCCAAGTCCCTGCTCCTGCTTTAAGCGTCGGCATTTTGACCTGATATCGGTAATTTTGACGCCGGGAGTATCATCTATGAAGATTCCTGCGTTTGACAGGCTTCCCATGGCCATCGTCAGTTTGCCCCAGTCCTCATCAGTCAGGGATCCTGTACGAAGCCTTTGTGCATCAATATTTCCTTCAGCACAAAGAACACGCATGACCAGCTGCTCTGCGCCCATCTCCAAACTGAAGATCGCGACATTCTCCCCAGTCTTTTTCGCAACATTCTGGGCGATATTCAAGGCGAAGGCGGTTTTACCAACAGAAGGGCGGGCACCAACGATAATCAAATCATTTCGCTGAAAGCCCGCTGTCATTCGATCAAGCTCGGTAAATCCCGTCTCAAGACCGGTGATATCCCCTTTGCGGTTATGCATTTCCTCGATATTATCATAGGTCCTGACAAGGACATCCTTGATATTATGGAAGGCTCCTCCGCCCTTACGCTGGGCAACCTCCATGATGTTCTTTTCTGCTTCGGCAAGTAATGCCTCGACTTCATCCTCACGCAAATAGCCATCTTCAGCGATGCCAGATGCTGTACGGATCAGCCTTCTCAACAATGATTTTTCTTCTACGATTCTAGCATAATACTCTATATTAGCAGCCGTCGGCACGGATGCAGCCAATTCACTTAAATAACTGACGCCTCCAACATCTTCAATCAGCTTGGATGAAGCCAATTCCTCAGTGACAGTCACCAGGTCAATGGCTTTGCCTTTATCATTTAAATCCAGCATGACGTTGAAGATTTTCTGGTGCGCAACACGATAAAAATCGTCGGGTAATAATAGTTCTGAAGCAAGAGTTAAAGCTGATGGCTCTAAAAATATTGCGCCAAGTACGGCTTGTTCCGCTTCCATGTTTTGCGGCGGAAGTCGATCCGCGAATAATTCACTCATCTGCCAGCCCCCTTACAAAATTCTCTCTCGTCTAATTGAAAAAAGTGATCAGCAGAACCGATCACCTATTTCTGTAACTATATTATTTTATCATGTTTACGGCTATATGGAACTGTAAATTATTTACCTTCTTTTACATGGACATTCAAAGTTGCCTGTACATCTTTATGAAGCTTGACTGGAACCTTTGTGTATCCAAGTGTGCGAATGGCATCCGAAAGCTCAATTTTACGCTTATCAAGTTTGATGCCATTGCTTTTTTGCAGTTCATCAGCAATCTGCTTGCTAGTGATTGAGCCAAATAGACGTCCATCCTCACCAGATTTCGCAGATAGTTCAACCGTAACCTTTTCCAGCTTTTCCTTTAATGCTTTCGCATCTTCAAGCTCCTGCTGGGCCACTTTCTCTTCTTTCTTTTGTTGTGCACTCAGGGAACTCATAGCGGCCTGATTTGCTTCAACTGCAAGACCCTGTTTAATCAGGAAATTGTGTGCGTAGCCATCTGCCACATTTTTGATTTCGCCTTTTTTTCCTTTTCCTTTAACGTCCTTCAAAAAGATTACTTTCATTCTTTTTGTCCCCCTTCTAAATAATCATCTATGGCATTTTGTAAAAGTGTTTCTGCCTCATCCGTAGTTATATCATACATTTGTGTCGCAGCATTGGTTAAATGCCCGCCACCTTCGAGATTTTCCATGATCACCTGGACATTGATTTCGCCAAGCGACCTCGCACTTATGCCAATGGTATCTTCTGATCGTTTTGAGATGACAAAGGATGCTGAGACTCCATCCATCGTCAGCAGGGTGTCAGCAGCCTGCGCAATCAGCACATGGTCACAATAAACATCGTCTGCACCTTTTGAAATGACAATGCCATCCCGGTAAAAATAAACATTCTCAATAATTTTAGCTCTTCTGATATACGTATTAATATCCTCTTTTAAAAACTTCTGGACTAAAATGGTATCCGCCCCGTGGCTGCGCAGATAGGAAGCAGCATCGAATGTCCGGGCCCCGGTCCTTAATGTGAAGCTTTTAGTATCTACGATGATTCCCGCCAATAAAGCAGTTGCCTCTAGCATCTGGATTTTACCGTTCTTAGGCTGATATTCCAGTAACTCGGTCACGAGTTCAGCTGTTGATGAAGCATAAGGCTCCATATATACGAGCAAAGGATTCTTGATGAATTCCTCTCCCCGGCGATGATGGTCAATCACGATGATGTTCTCAATCCGGTTCAACAGTCTCTCATCAATGACAAGTGATGGTTTATGCGTATCAACAATGACAAGCAATGTGTCATCAGATGCAATTTCATATGCCTGCTCCGGCGAAATGAATCGAGAGTAGAGGGATTCGTTTTCCTTAATCTCATCCATCAGGCGCTGTACACCTGTATCAATCTCATTTTTATTATAGACAATAAAACCTTCACGCTTATTCATCTGCGCTACTTTGAGAATTCCGATTGCCGAACCGATGGCGTCCATATCAGGGTTCTTATGTCCCATGATTAAGACCTTATCACTCTCGATGACCAGTTCTTTCAATGCGTGAGAGATGACTCGGGCCCTAACCCTTGTTCGCTTTTCAACAGGATTCGTCTTGCCTCCATAAAACTTAACTTTGCCATTAGGCTGCTTGATCGCAACCTGGTCACCACCGCGTCCCAAAGCCAAATCCAGGCTGGATTGTGCCTGGGTGCCAAGCTCAGGAAGGGATGAATATCCTGTGCCAACACCTATGCTTAAAGTTAATGGGACATTTTGCTTCGATGTCGTTTCCCTTACTTCATCAAGTATCGAGAATTTCCCTTTTTCCAGCAGCTGAAGTATATGCTCGCTAAATACTGCGATGAAGCGCTCAGAGGAAACCCTTTTGAGGAATACCCCATTATTGGTTGCCCATTTATTTAAAATGGACGTCACAAGACTGTTCAAGCTGCTTTTCGTCTGATCATCCATTCCCTGAGTCAATTCCTCATAGTTATCAAGGTAAATGATCGAGATGACTGTACGCTCATCATGATACATTTTTTCGATTTCTGCCTGTTCGGTCACGTCGAAAAAGTAGAGCAGCCGTTCTTCAGGTTTATGGATGACTCGGAATTTACGGGCATGAAGAGTGATGATTTCTGTTTCCACTTCTTGCTTGATCAGCGGAATGACCGCATCAGCAACATCATAAAGTGATTTTCCTACTAGCGAATCTTCATTGAAACATGCAGCAATGAAGGGATTCGTCCACTCAATATAATAGTCATCATTAACCAGCATGATCCCGATGGGCATTTCCATCAACGCTTCTTCGCCGACTTTTTTCACCCGGTAAGACAGCGTGGAAATGTACTCTTCCGTCTCTTGCCTTATTTTATGATTCACTTGAAAAATCAAATATATCAATAGGCCAGTGAGAATGAAACCTGCTGCTCCTATAATCCAGTTATAGTAAGACAGAAATCCAATCAGCACTAGTGTTACGGCCATCAATCCATACAATGGATAGCGTATTTGCCGCC
The window above is part of the Mesobacillus jeotgali genome. Proteins encoded here:
- the yycF gene encoding response regulator YycF, producing MEKKILVVDDEKPIADILQFNLKKEGYDVYCAYDGNQAVEMVEEVQPDLILLDIMLPMRDGMEVCREVRKKYEMPIIMLTAKDSEIDKVLGLELGADDYVTKPFSTRELIARVKANLRRHQQNAIKEDEQEESNEITVGSLIIHPDAYVVSKRGETIELTHREFELLHYLAKHIGQVMTREHLLQTVWGYDYYGDVRTVDVTVRRLREKIEDNPSHPTWIVTRRGVGYYLRNSEQE
- a CDS encoding adenylosuccinate synthase, which gives rise to MSSVVVVGTQWGDEGKGKITDFLSENAEVIARYQGGNNAGHTIKFNGETYKLHLIPSGIFYNDKISVIGNGMVVDPKALVKELAYLHDKNVKTDNLRISNRAHVILPYHLKLDEVEEASKGANKIGTTKKGIGPAYMDKAARTGIRIADLLDREVFEEKLSRNLEEKNRLLERIYETEGFKLEDILDEYYEYGQQIKDYVVDTSVVLNDALDDGRRVLFEGAQGVMLDIDQGTYPFVTSSNPVAGGVTIGSGVGPTKITHIVGVSKAYTTRVGDGPFPTELDNEIGHQIREVGREYGTTTGRPRRVGWFDSVVVRHARRVSGITDLSLNSIDVLTGIETLKICVAYRYKGELIEEFPASLKTLAECEPVYEELPGWTEDITGVKSLDELPENARHYLERISQLTGIPLSIFSVGPDRTQTNVVRSPWRS
- a CDS encoding DHH family phosphoesterase — translated: MPSYLERRQIRYPLYGLMAVTLVLIGFLSYYNWIIGAAGFILTGLLIYLIFQVNHKIRQETEEYISTLSYRVKKVGEEALMEMPIGIMLVNDDYYIEWTNPFIAACFNEDSLVGKSLYDVADAVIPLIKQEVETEIITLHARKFRVIHKPEERLLYFFDVTEQAEIEKMYHDERTVISIIYLDNYEELTQGMDDQTKSSLNSLVTSILNKWATNNGVFLKRVSSERFIAVFSEHILQLLEKGKFSILDEVRETTSKQNVPLTLSIGVGTGYSSLPELGTQAQSSLDLALGRGGDQVAIKQPNGKVKFYGGKTNPVEKRTRVRARVISHALKELVIESDKVLIMGHKNPDMDAIGSAIGILKVAQMNKREGFIVYNKNEIDTGVQRLMDEIKENESLYSRFISPEQAYEIASDDTLLVIVDTHKPSLVIDERLLNRIENIIVIDHHRRGEEFIKNPLLVYMEPYASSTAELVTELLEYQPKNGKIQMLEATALLAGIIVDTKSFTLRTGARTFDAASYLRSHGADTILVQKFLKEDINTYIRRAKIIENVYFYRDGIVISKGADDVYCDHVLIAQAADTLLTMDGVSASFVISKRSEDTIGISARSLGEINVQVIMENLEGGGHLTNAATQMYDITTDEAETLLQNAIDDYLEGGQKE
- a CDS encoding M23 family metallopeptidase, producing MNNLKHRLSNLAGKTSREMKPAIKKSIMAAVTVAALSFGAGNAALAADSELTTLYHVYVNDKFIGTVADKAQVEQLVEDKLTSVKKEYADLDVELGLDVTFIPEQVFSSAANANTSEVIEVLKDEMTVQAEATALVIADQPVAYVKDAEAAREVLKTLMLEHVTEDELAEVESRKVSTNLPVPEVKENETRILDVYLTKEVSNSEEKVNPEKVLSVQEAVQFLKKGTLEEQKYQVKEGDVLGSIANDHNLTLAQLLSLNAGFDDNTVLKPGQELNVTVLKPFVEVVVNRQVYEHKEVPFEREVKEDSSMFKGDTKTQQEGKVGMNGITYSVSEQNGRVTKKEVINETVLEEPVKEIIVKGTKVVPSRGDGTFVWPTNGGYVSSRQGYRWSKMHKGIDIARPSNYTIKAADNGKVVYAGNKGDGYGNKIIIDHQNGYRTMYAHLASISVSVGQSVSSGSKIGVMGRTGNSTGIHLHFEVYQNGRIIDPMSKLP
- the rplI gene encoding 50S ribosomal protein L9, whose protein sequence is MKVIFLKDVKGKGKKGEIKNVADGYAHNFLIKQGLAVEANQAAMSSLSAQQKKEEKVAQQELEDAKALKEKLEKVTVELSAKSGEDGRLFGSITSKQIADELQKSNGIKLDKRKIELSDAIRTLGYTKVPVKLHKDVQATLNVHVKEGK
- the walK gene encoding cell wall metabolism sensor histidine kinase WalK, whose amino-acid sequence is MKKVGFFRSIHLKFVIIYVLLILVAMQIIGVYFVRKLETTLVTNYQESVKSRVDLLVYDIQEEMVKERGKEDPTKEEAIRQILKDYKANDIAEIRVIDGSSFKILGTSSLSNQGMVGQRTPDVKIKRSIIFKEDEDVIQLKGNDRVWVLSTPIMHNNEAIGAVYLVAQIDDIFDQMNDINKILATGTAIALIFTAILGIMLAQTITRPISDMRKQALAMTRGNFSRKVKVYGYDEIGQLAITFNNLTKKLQEAQATTEGEKRKLSSVISYMTDGVISTDRKGRIILINDPATQMLGVPRETVLSQPLVSVLGLDENYTFEDLLQEKESIVLDYSTKSKPFILRANFSVIQKESGFVNGLIAVLYDITEQEKIDMERREFVANVSHELRTPLTTMRSYLEALAEGAWRDEEIAPNFLETTRGETERMIRLVNDLLQLSKLDSVDYRLSKEWVNFPVFFNRIIDRFEMTKEQNVSFKRKITEDAIFVEIDEDKITQVLDNIISNAMKYSPEGGTITFEVKELDDQIVASISDEGVGIPKDNLDKIFDRFYRVDKARTRKLGGTGLGLAIAKEMVNAHGGRIWAESVEGKGTTVQFTLPYDRSAEDDWS
- the dnaB gene encoding replicative DNA helicase is translated as MSELFADRLPPQNMEAEQAVLGAIFLEPSALTLASELLLPDDFYRVAHQKIFNVMLDLNDKGKAIDLVTVTEELASSKLIEDVGGVSYLSELAASVPTAANIEYYARIVEEKSLLRRLIRTASGIAEDGYLREDEVEALLAEAEKNIMEVAQRKGGGAFHNIKDVLVRTYDNIEEMHNRKGDITGLETGFTELDRMTAGFQRNDLIIVGARPSVGKTAFALNIAQNVAKKTGENVAIFSLEMGAEQLVMRVLCAEGNIDAQRLRTGSLTDEDWGKLTMAMGSLSNAGIFIDDTPGVKITDIRSKCRRLKQEQGLGMIMIDYLQLILGSGRAGENRQQEVSEISRSLKQLARELQVPVIALSQLSRGVEQRQDKRPMMSDIRESGSIEQDADIVAFLYRDDYYDKESEDKNIIEIIIAKQRNGPVGTVKLAFVKEYNKFVNIENRYDESYAPPGA